CAACATCTCTCGCTCCGGAAGGGATGAGCGCCGCTTCACAAGGCCATTGTGAAAGACGCGGCCAGCCGTGACGCGGATGCGTTTCCCGTCGCGAGTCTCGTTAGCCGCGTCCAGCACCAGTGTGCTGAGCCCCTCGAAGTGGTCCGCATCGCCGTGGGTGACGACGATCGCGTCGAAGTGAACGTCGCGCCCAGCGGCCGTCTCGTCTCGGTAGCGTGCGGCCAAATAGCGTGCGGCGAGCTTGTTCTCGCCGCCGTCAACGAGGACCTTGTGCCCTTCAGGAGTGGTGATCAGACAGGCGTCGCCTTGACCGACGTCGATGAACGCGCAGGCCAGCGGTGGCTTCTTGGTGGTCCTCAGCTGGCCGCGTACCCAGCCTTCACGGCCGACGCCGAGTCGGACGTGCACGGCAGAGGCCGTGCGCTCCATGACCTCGACGTCGTCCCCACGATACAGCACGACCAGGAGGTCCGACGATCCGCGGCCTCCGTCAGCCGTCCGCCAAACGCGAACGATATCGTGGTCAACGTACTCCACGTGTCCATCTTCGGTGCTACAGCCCTGCCGATCAACGAACGTCTACAGCCGCATGAGTGGGAGCGTTGGCGCGTAGATCGGAGAGCCCGCCGTCGGCCCACGTTCGCCCCACGCCGGCCACCACCCACGACCCGGCCCCAGACCCAACCCCGGCTCTTCAGGCCCACCACGCCCCGGACACGGCCCCGAGTCGGGGTGTCCCGCGGATGGCCTCCACCTGTTCACGCTCGCCGGGCCCAACCCCGCGGGATCGCATGATTTCCGTGCCTTGCCGGGGGCCCTGTGGTACAGGTTGGCAACAAGCTCGCAAGTGGGGAGCCAACCATGGGCCCCCACCAACCGTGGGGGCCCACCTTTTAACGATGAGCGTTTCTCCGGCGACGACGCCGAGCAGACCTGAAGCTTCGGCAGGCGGCTTTCAGGTCCGCCGGAGAAACGCCGTGTTGAACAAGCCCGGAGCGGCGGGCGCCGAGGCGTGGTCAGTCAGGCTATGGGCATTTGCCGAACGGCAGCGCGAGGAGCGGGGTGCCGAGTCTGGCTAGGAGGCCCGAGCAGAGGGACGAGGTTGCGAGTAGAGGAGACGAGCTCGCGCGCGCCGGGGAAGTGCGCGAGCGTATTGAAGCCGATCGGCGTGTCGGCAAGGGGGATCGTGTCGGATAGACGGACCGGTCCAAGCGACGGGGTCGGTCGCGAAGAGGAGAAGTGGATTCATTCATGCAGCGAACTCCATCGCCACCGGTGGAGCGCGACCGAGTGTTGCGGGGACGGATCGAAAAAGCAGGACGTCGCCACATCGAGGGCATCGCGCAACATCGCGGCCGGTGAGCTCGCGGAGCTTGTCGGCCCATGAGGCTTCGCCGGTGAGGACGCCCGTCGCGGTCGATGCGTCGGGGGCGAGTGCTCGGTGGGCGTTGTGTCGTGCCATCTCGGCGGCGCCGGCGTACAGGCCGTAGTGGCGAATCTTGTGGAAGCCGTCAGGAAGGACGTGCTGCAGGAAGCGGCGGAGAAACTCGACAGGGGAAAGGCTCGCGAGCTTGCCATTGTTCGTGCGAAACGTGACGAGCTCCTGGCGCACGTCCACGAGGCGGCTGTTGGAGATGGCCACCCGATGGGTGTAGCGGCCGAGGTAGTTGAGGACGTGGTCAACACGGCGGAAGGGCGTCTTGGCGTAGACCAGCCACGCGGTTTGGGCGAGCTTGCCCATGAGCCGGTCGAAGGCCTCGGGGTCGGCGAAGTCATCGAAGCGGACGAAGAGACCCTGGGCATGCAGCTTCTGCAGGACGGCCATCATCTTGCCGCGAAACAGAGCCCCCATGACCTGCACCGGAAACAAGTAGTTGCTGCGGCTCGGCACCCAGCCCGCGCCGTCTTGGTGGAGGCCACCGGCAGTGACGAGCGCATGCACGTGGGGATGAAAGCGAAGGTCGCGCGCCCAAGTGTGCAGGACCATAGTGATGCCGAGACGCGCGCCGAGACGCGAGCTGCCGAGCTCGAGCAGTGTCTGGCTTGCCGCCTCAAACAAGGCGCCGAAGATTTCGCGTGGATAGCACTTGCCAAGGCCGCGAAGCTCGCTCGGCAGCGTGAAAACGACGTGGAAATGGCGCACGGGAAGGAGTCGCTCGGTGCGCGCAGCGATCCACTTCTCCTGCCGCAGGGCCTGGCACTTGGGGCAGTGTCGGTTGCGGCAGGATTTGTAGGCGGGGCGCTCGAATCCGCACGAGCGGCACACGTCGACGTGCCCACCGAGCATAGCGGTCCGGCACAGCGCCATGGCCGAGAGCACTTTTCGCTGCGCGAGCGTCAAAGGCACCTCGGCCTCGAGCGCGGGCCGATGCTGTCGCACGATGTCGGCGATGTCGAAGCGTGGCCGCCCGGCGGATGCCGGACGGTGAGCCACGTCCGCTCAGCCCGTCTGGAGGTGGTCGAGCGGGCTTTGCGTTTTCGCGATGCGCTCCGTAGACACGCGGGCGTAGCGTGTCGTGGACTTGATCGTACCGTGACCGAGCAGCACCTGGATCACCCGAAGCTCGGTGCCGCGATCGAGCAGATGCGTGGCAAAGCTGTGCCTGAGCACGTGCGGCGTGACCTTCTTGCCGAGTCCGGCCTTGGCGGCGGCGAGCTTGAGTGCGCTGCGCGCCGTCTGCGAGTTGAGGTGTCGGCCCCCGCGGGACGATTCGAACAGCCACGGAGGCGTCGGGCGCTCGAGCGACCAGTACGCTCGCAAGATCCTCAACAGCCGTGGACTGAGCATCACGTACCGCTCCTTCTTTCCCTTCGCCACGCGGATGTGGATGACCCCGCGAGCCGCGTCAATGTCGTCGGTGCGAAGGCGGGCCGCCTCGAGCACACGCAGCCCCGCCGCGTACACCGTCGTGAAGAACACGCGGTACTTCGGGCGCTCGAGCGCGGCGAGCAATCGCTCGACCTCTTCGGCTGCAAGTACCGCCGGAAGCTTCGGTGGGTCCGATGGCCATGACAAGAAGGACACCGCCTCCGGCCTGTACAGCGTCTTGGTGTACAGGAACTTGAGTGCCGCCATGTGCTGGCGGATGCGCTGCGGGCTGACCCCGGTTTCGCGAATGTGATCGACCCACGCTCGCACTTCGTCGGCGCCCATCTCGCTCGGGCCGCGGCGGAAACGCTTCGCGAAATCCCGGATCGAGTTGAGGTAGATGAGCCGGGTCTTCGGGACGTAGCCTGCCAGCTCCAGATCGTGCATCATTCGATTGCGTAATTGACCCATTGGGGACCTCCTTGGTTGGCGGTGCGGCTACACCGCTTTCCAAGGAGGTTGCCGTCTCTGCTGCACACCAGCAGGTCGGCCACCCTTCGGGAACTACGCTTTCAGCTCAGGTCCTCGCCTGCGATCGAGACCCCCGCCGCGGAGCGGCTTCGTTCAACAGC
This DNA window, taken from Pseudomonadota bacterium, encodes the following:
- a CDS encoding IS91 family transposase, which gives rise to MAHRPASAGRPRFDIADIVRQHRPALEAEVPLTLAQRKVLSAMALCRTAMLGGHVDVCRSCGFERPAYKSCRNRHCPKCQALRQEKWIAARTERLLPVRHFHVVFTLPSELRGLGKCYPREIFGALFEAASQTLLELGSSRLGARLGITMVLHTWARDLRFHPHVHALVTAGGLHQDGAGWVPSRSNYLFPVQVMGALFRGKMMAVLQKLHAQGLFVRFDDFADPEAFDRLMGKLAQTAWLVYAKTPFRRVDHVLNYLGRYTHRVAISNSRLVDVRQELVTFRTNNGKLASLSPVEFLRRFLQHVLPDGFHKIRHYGLYAGAAEMARHNAHRALAPDASTATGVLTGEASWADKLRELTGRDVARCPRCGDVLLFRSVPATLGRAPPVAMEFAA
- a CDS encoding site-specific integrase; protein product: MGQLRNRMMHDLELAGYVPKTRLIYLNSIRDFAKRFRRGPSEMGADEVRAWVDHIRETGVSPQRIRQHMAALKFLYTKTLYRPEAVSFLSWPSDPPKLPAVLAAEEVERLLAALERPKYRVFFTTVYAAGLRVLEAARLRTDDIDAARGVIHIRVAKGKKERYVMLSPRLLRILRAYWSLERPTPPWLFESSRGGRHLNSQTARSALKLAAAKAGLGKKVTPHVLRHSFATHLLDRGTELRVIQVLLGHGTIKSTTRYARVSTERIAKTQSPLDHLQTG